From the Glycine max cultivar Williams 82 chromosome 11, Glycine_max_v4.0, whole genome shotgun sequence genome, the window gaaaattttaggaAAGGAGGATTAGGATAGATTCCGGTTCAAGGTATATGAAGTCTACCTTATCAAATGTAACCTATTAATTATGAAAGCTCCACTTGGGCAATCCCTAGAGATTAGGaaaggagttttctttttcctattaaTGTAAGCAAACAATTTTAGTATACATttccaaagtaaaaaaaagttcaagtaaACTTGTGCATTTGTTTTGGAAATTAATTTCATGGATATGTACTTGAAAATATGTTTGACTTGTGGACCACTATTAAGCCTACTTTGACCCCGACAGCCAAATAAGGGCAATTTATATGCACTTAGTTCTTGTTTGATGCACCTCAATTTTTATATCCCCACATTACCCTTAACCACAGCCTTGGCCCTTCGATTCCATCTCCCGGGCTTGCGACAGCTCCCTCCACCTCTCTGCTTTCACTAGTGACGGTGCCAAGGTCGTCGAAGTGAAGCTCATCGTGAAGGTCCAAAGATCCCTAGCGCTCACTAGCGCATTACGAAATTCTTCACATAATGGAATCGTTGATCCATAATATATAGGTATTTTATAttccaaaattattattatgttgatATATTACTAAACAAGCATTTTGGAGTACATTTCTAGAATATTTGTATCATTCTAGATctataaattcataataaacaGGTATTCCAAAATGcatattttgtaatatatttttattattatagaatAAACATTTTGAAATACATTTTAAGAATACATGTATCATTTTAGATCAATGAATTTGTAATATGTTGGTATTCTAGATTGCATGTTTCGTAATACATcaacatatattataaaatagacattttagaatatattttcgAAATACGTAAATTATGGATCAATGATTTTGGGAAACACTTAACACAAATGGatgctgaaaaaaaaaaaagcaccacACATAGCCCTGAGAAGTGGCTTCAACGATGGTGGTTGCGGTGCCTTCATCGATGGTTTTGGAGTGACTATTTTTGTTGAATGGCGGATGGCAACGGTGTGACAACTGCTATTATGAACAAGGAGCGACACAATAGGAAGAGAATGGGGTGCAACGCAAAAGGAAGGAAGGTAGGCAATGGGTGCTTGAGTAAGACTAACCTAGTTGCAACACCAATACACCATTTACACTCATCCTATGTTTTCATAGATACtttgataaatagttattttggtCCTTAAAGTATGTAGTGCTCACAAATCTGTccctaaaagaagaaaaaaataaaatttagttttcaaaagtataaaaagtaagACAAATTTGTCTCAGTTAATTTTCGTCCGTTAACGTTAGAGAACTCGCCTACATGACATGCAAGAACGATAATGTCATGAAATTGATGATGACGTGAAAATAAGAactaaagtcataaataaatatgtctTTAAGTTAACAACTTAATGATATTTTCATCCTTCAAAGATACAACTTATTGGCAAATATATCTAGAAAATAGATAATCTTAATTAGTTGATATTAGTAATAAGATACGTACACCAACAACCCATTAAACTTAgaagtttttgatttttttattgcacatatttattataatatattataatcataattatatttataatgtcaACTTATTACATAGAAATCAAGACTCAAAAGGAGACAAGACAAGTAGATTCTCAAATAAAAAGTCAATTTgccaaattttaaatgattcatccacaagcaaaaaaaaaataacaaacatgAGAGGTCTAGTAACTAGAACTATAATGCTTTTGTAGCTTCTCCAAGTCCTTAAATGTATCTTGTTATTGATGTTAACTAATTAggtttatatattttgtggATATATCTATCAATAAGTTGTATTTTTTAAGGATGAAAATATTAAGAAGTTGTTAAATCTAGGAAAGTATATGTTATCTTTAGTCTTTATGTTTACCTGAGCATTAATTTTGTGACATTTTCATTCCTTCATACCATAGGCAAGTTCTCTAACATTAATAGATGAAAGTTAATGGTGGAACAAATTTAtctcactttttatattttcgaacactaaattttacttttgaaaTTTGCTTTTTCACCTTTCAATGACGAATTTGGCAGTACTATCCATCttcataaatgaaaataattatttatcctaaatatttgaaattatgtCTGTAACCATTGCTCTTGTATCCAACATTTgcataaaggaaaacaaataagaaggaataaaaaaaattaaagatagaaagaaaaacatttcataaaataagtttcaattttttcttcatttgatttttattcaaattttaaaattgtttatcatttcattttcttttacctcgaccaaataaaagattaatatttTTGACGAAAAAAAACCACTATAAACAGTTTAATCAGAATTATAAATTTGAGAGATATACATCAAAAGTATTTCGTACTATTGAGTGGCTTGGTTAGTCTCTTTATCAACCAATCATTCCCTAATATCTGCTTATACATAAGGCCTATTTTGAACATTAGTTCTTTAATTTGTGTTGGGCTATAAGTTTATAAGAAGTTTTACAATCATTTGTTGAAGGCCATTTGTTTCATGCACTTCTACTATTGAATcttgtattcttttttattgtattttgaaaaatttattccAGAATACAAATTTACATTATGAAATGGACATTTCAGAATACAAATACAATGAAAGGTGCAGGTTCAAATAAGGGAGTGTAGAATTCAAATACCTTGTAGAAGTTAGCATACAAATCTTCATACTTGCTATGTGTTTGGAAAACCGGTGCCAAGGCCCGGAATGTAAGTTGGATCCAAAAGTAGGTCTTTCCTTGCTTTTGAAAACGTAAGTTGGGTTGCGGGCAACCCAAACACACTGCTATGTCacttgcctttttatttttgtctggTTATGACATGAATAGTACGCTTTCAGTTCAGATAGTTAAAATTTTTGGTAATACACAGGTATTGAAAGTCTGAAATAGTGAACTTTGCATTCAAATTTAACTGAACATTTTCTTAGAAATCCAGTACATTATGATAGTGCTCAGATGACATAAATAGAAAACGAAGACAAGATGTGGATGGCACAAAGACGACTAGATAGAGAGCcttatctatttatatatagCCTTGCCTGAATAAACTACACAGCAGGCCAAATTTTCATTTATGATGATTAATGAGTGATTGATGActagtataataatatattttggttCTAGGGCAACTACTAGTTTTTGCTATGGCTCATACTAGCTCTATATGGCAACTCCTAGTGGGGAAACTTCCATCTTTGGTATGATCTTCTCTGGTTCTACAGCTTTGACCTGATTTCCATAAGCTGATGCATGCACTCCAAGTGCTGCCCTACCAGATGGATCAAGGTTGTTAGACCAAGCAGCATCCCACTCTACAGCTTTGGCTGTGCTACATGCAACACTTGGTCCTCCAGGAACACTCAGCCTGGCTGAGTTCTACAAAACCAAATTAAGGGACACAGATTTTGATTAGCTCTTGTTAAATCaacatgaattattttttcatatctaGGCATGGTTGATTAAATTTACCTGAGGGAAGAACCTCTCAAATATCATTCTATAGTAGTATGCTTCTTTGGTGGTTGGTGTGTTGAAGGGGAAAATGTTAGCAGCATTGAGCATCATTCTGTCAGTCACCTATAGGAAAATTTCATAagccaataattaaaaatatgagatGTCTTGCATGATAATTGAAACCaagagaaaaaaatgggatTAGAGAATAAAAGGTTTCTATCATGTTTTACATGTTTCTCAGCATGAGCTTTAAGGCCATCAATCCAACCATAGCCAACTCCATCACTGAATTGTTCTTTCTGCCTGTATAAAATGTGCTGCATAAAATTAAAGTCTAACATGTTagtttaacaaattaattttgcaaAGTTATACAACATTGCTGCAAATCACATAGTAGTACCTTTGGCAGATAAGGATGTTCTTCATCATCAAAGGCCCTCCTCAGTACCCATTTCTCAATTCGCCCTTCTTCCTTTTTAATCTGAACAGATTATGTAGTAAACcactttaataaaatataacattttttaagtgATGGTGCATTGTACTATTCTGTATCCATACCATTTTATAATCAGGATCAATGTTCATTGCAACTCTGATAAAATCTTTGTCCAAAAATGGCACTCTGGCTTCTAGACCCCAGGCAAAGGTCGATTTATTGGCTCGCAAGCAATCATATTTGTGGAGTGCTTTAATCtgcattaaagagaaaaagtaaATCATCTGATGACCCTTTTACTTGAATAATCCaaccatatttatattttattttgacaagAAGCATGATAACTCTAAAGACCTTGCGGCATGTTTCTTGATGAAACTCTTCTTTGTTTGGTGCCTTGTGGAAATATAGATACCCTCCAAAGATCTCATCAGATCCTTCTCCAGATATAACCCATTTGACTCCCAATGACTTGATCTTACGAGACATAAGAAACATGGGAATGCTTGCTCTAATTGTTGTCACATCATATGTTTCAATGTGATAGATCACATCCTCAATGGCATCTATGCCATCCTGCATACACACCATATATAAAAcatttacaaattattattttaggcaTCAAAACCCCTAAATATTTTAGCAGTAAAAACACTATCTCATTTAGATATACCTGAACAGTGTAGTGAAATTCATGATGTACAGTTCCTATGTAGTCTGCTACTTCCTTTGCTGCCTTTAGGTCAGGTGCACCCTACTCAACATAAGATGATTAAAGATTAAGACAAATTTCATGGCTTCCTTCTTATATTAAAAACATCCACTGCAAATTCAAGAATATGTACACTTACATACCTCAAGGCCTACACAGAAAGAGTGTAATTTGGTTCCCCATTGCTTGGCAGCATTTGTGCCTGCCAGGTAGCGAGCCGTGACGGCTGCAACCAATGAAGAGTCCAAACCTCCAGAGAGCAAAACACCAAAGGGAACATCAGTCATCAACCTTTTTACCACAGCCTGCAATAAACATTCACTTATATCAGCTAGAGTGTAgtaaaagtttttatgcaaaggGCGAGTTTGGataaacaacttaattaattacttatttgatAAAAGTTTATCACCTGAAAGCATATTTGATAAGCTTTATTGAATTAGGCTAAAAGGAGTTTATAAGGCTACAAGCTACTTTTATAAGTACAAAGCTTCCAAGGCATGAGTTTTTGGATAAACTATCAATTTCAATGGTTTATTGAGCCTTCTTTGAATCTTACCTTCTCAAAGGCATGCCTCAAAGCAAGAGGATCATAAGGTGCTGAGGGAATAGCCTCAGAGAACCATGGAGGATTGTACCATCTGCGGAACGCTCTCTCTTTGCTAGAGTACAAGTGACCAGGTGGAAAAGACTCAAAATGTTCGCAATCATCATTCAACCCCTTCAATTCTGATGAAATCCAGACGGAGCCTGAACAGAATATGCAAAATTTGTCACCATTTATTCAATTCAAGTATGTTGTTATAGTTCAAATAGAACACATGAATTCAATTCAAAAGCAGGGCATATAGTATAACATTACCATCTAGACCCCAACCAATGTACAAGGAAGTGACCCCAATTGCATCTCGTGCCACTATAAAACTGTTGTCACGAGTATCTAGCAGAACAAACGAAAATATACCATCAAGCATGTCCACAAAGTTTTCTCCGTGCTCCTCATACTAAAGTAACACCATCAAGAAACAAGTGATAAGAACAAGAATTCCAATCATTAGTAAAAGCCATATTCTATATGATATAATTTATGGAAATTTTGATCAAAACTTAGAATAAGAATAATTGATGAATAAAacaaagtttcaaaattttcttttgatttttaacttttcaTGTATATATGATCAGGTTAAAATTTGTTGcaaaatatagataaataaaactaaccagGTGAGCAATAACATCACAGTCACTTCCTGTACGGAAGGTGTGATTAGGCAACTGTTTCCTGAGTTCTTCATGATTGTAGATCTCTCCATTCACCTGGTTTTCAGTGTAACATATTTAACATAAGTCATAGTTTATAGCAGTTGAATTGGTGAGATTAGtaaataaaagcataaaaaagaatatgttaCTGTAGATCTCTCCATTCACATGGTTTTCAGTTTAACATATTTAACATAAGTCATAGTTTATAGTATATGACAACTTATGTATTGTGAGTTAAATGCTTATCATACAAAAACATTTCACTATCAAGCATCCAGAAGTGATTgttaataatttgatataacttttaaataattattataaaaattcacaaacttaacatatatattgatttgtGTTCGAATAATAGTacttaacatatatattaatttgtgttCGAATAACAACAGAATAATATTACTTGTAATCATTGAATATCACAAGACTTACCGTAACCACGACAGTTTTGTCTTCATTGAAGAGGGGTTGATCACCAGAAGCTGGATCAACTATGGCTAACCTTTGATGAGCCAAATAGTTATCACCATATTGGTGGAGCCCACTCCAGTCAGGACCACGGTGCTTCAATCTGTGACATCAACAAACACAAAACAATAAATGGTAAATTATTATAACTCCTTATTCAAACTGCACTTTCTTAACTGCTGACCCTTGAAAATTTCCTTTAGCAATTTCAAGACAAATTAACCCCTTTTGTTACTTGTTTGTTCTTTTGTTGTACTTTTCTTCCACAAAGTTACCAATAATTTCACAGCAAGGTGGACCCCACATGCCACTTGTTTATTCTAGAATCCACTtaacttgtcaaagtccaaacATGTTTATCCTTTAAATAGTAGTACTAGTTACATCTAAAAGATGGATACTGGTCCCAATGTTAAagcaataattataattttaactctTGCGTATGTTTAAGTCGTTcccttttaaaatattgaataactACTGAAAATGGATGATAATATGTAGACACTTTCACCTCCCATATATTTCGACTTGTTAATTTTATCACATCATATTACTTattacacactttttttttctctttttgtcttTCTAAGTGTTAACTAAAATATTAGTGTCCACCAATTTTTTCCCTAGAAGTACCACCATGACagttaaaaaaaggaaacaaattatAAGCCCCGCCCTTTTTATGGTTTTTCCTGTCTCCTTGTAgtgtatataatataataactttttacaacTAGTTAATAATAGTATTTCAGTATATTAGTCACAACTTTTTACCATCACCATCATGCTGAATTTTCCACTTTTCATTCTCCATAATCACTCACTTCTCATTATTAGCAATTTAATTAGCTTAGAAAACTTAAGCTGGGGAAGATTTTGGGCAGGGAAAACATGCCTAAAAACAAGAAACTTTGAATACAAAACATCAAAGTTAAGTAAAgggtatttgaaaaaaaaagaaaccaattcaaggttcttttttctttctttctttgataTTGGTGCGTGTGTATATAAGAAGGCAAGTAAGAGAGAATCATTGCCTGCGAGAAAGCTCAAGGACGCGAACCCTTTTGGCTTGAGATGAATCAGAGCAACCAAGCACAGCAAGTATGCCACACATTGTGATATGATATAATATATCACTATGATATGTGATGATATAATATGTGAACTATGGTTAATAAGAGAaaagttgagagaaaaaaaagagtgtaaTGAGGAAAAtgagaagataaagaaagagagaaagaaggaaatGATTTAAGAAACGTAGATGGAGGAGTGAGAGAGGGAATGGAGAACACGTAGAAGGGTTCCAAGTTGAAAGAGTTAAGTGATCCACATAACAACGTACACGTATTTATATGCAAAGGGTGAATGCCAAACGGTGTCGTTTTGTCTTCTGAAGTCGCTTTCTACAATGCCGTGGGAAGGGTAAACCGGATACCGGGTGGTCCGGGTCGCTCACACCGGGACCACCGCCTCTTTCGTCTTGTCTACCGCCACGTGGTGTGACGTGGTTTGTTATGGGATATTTTTGTCacttcatttaattattattgtattaattaatatttattttgattatttgatcCTTTTCTCGTTTGTGCTGAGCGATTTGCTGCTTCCCGTTTTGTCTTGTCTCCAAACACAGGAGAGTGAAGTTTATCACTTTATCCTTATTCCTTAGatacttttttctttggttAAATTCTTTGAAGAGGTTATTAGAATCAATCAAGTGTTACATcaagttgtgttttgtttttcagatgtagtaattaaataatatttttttatcatgatattgatattaaatttttattataaaaaataataattaatttttttatcaaagattatgaatataaataatttttttaacatgatttaatctgatatttaaaatttaaattacttaattaacAATCATTTATATCAATCAATGTTGATAATGAGTAAATAATAGtaggaaagagaagaaaaatatttttttatgtataaattatttttgttaagacAAGTGTTAAGATTCTTATGAGATTACTTGATTATGGAATCTGATTTTAGTTGATTTGTGTTGTCAATACTTTAATTTCTGATTGTAACCATTGTtcataaataaaagagtaaGTACGGAAGTGACAAGTTAAatgaaattaacaaataaaaaagagaggcTATTTTAAtactgatatttttaaaaaaaattataataaagatatgaaataaatatttaatacagaagaaaggaaaaaaaaatatccttatttAACTATATGAGGATATAGTTTTCTAATCAAAACCCCGCTATCAAAAATAGGAACATGTTCATCTTCAGTCAACTGGTGAATTATAACTACTGGTTAAATTTGATCATAAGAACgatacattttcttttctttttttgggaaCGATACACATATGACATGGCATGCAAATTGACCATATAATTTATGTACCTGGACAATTTTTCGTTATATATCCAAAATTgctcagttttatttttctttatttttttatgcattcaCACTTTAAAAGGATATTGTGAGTACTTCACGTAGCAGAGATTTTTCACGTTATTTGAAACCCGAGATTTTATAGAGAAATAACATTAACTAGTATGAATTATATaggattaatattttaatttaataaaaattcataatgagtaaatattttaaataaataaattatattgttcttaaaattcacgataaataaatatatttaaatatataaattatattttaaatttacaattaatcatttaaattatgatataaggttattattaattaaagtaaat encodes:
- the LOC100798318 gene encoding asparagine synthetase [glutamine-hydrolyzing] 2 — translated: MCGILAVLGCSDSSQAKRVRVLELSRRLKHRGPDWSGLHQYGDNYLAHQRLAIVDPASGDQPLFNEDKTVVVTVNGEIYNHEELRKQLPNHTFRTGSDCDVIAHLYEEHGENFVDMLDGIFSFVLLDTRDNSFIVARDAIGVTSLYIGWGLDGSVWISSELKGLNDDCEHFESFPPGHLYSSKERAFRRWYNPPWFSEAIPSAPYDPLALRHAFEKAVVKRLMTDVPFGVLLSGGLDSSLVAAVTARYLAGTNAAKQWGTKLHSFCVGLEGAPDLKAAKEVADYIGTVHHEFHYTVQDGIDAIEDVIYHIETYDVTTIRASIPMFLMSRKIKSLGVKWVISGEGSDEIFGGYLYFHKAPNKEEFHQETCRKIKALHKYDCLRANKSTFAWGLEARVPFLDKDFIRVAMNIDPDYKMIKKEEGRIEKWVLRRAFDDEEHPYLPKHILYRQKEQFSDGVGYGWIDGLKAHAEKHVTDRMMLNAANIFPFNTPTTKEAYYYRMIFERFFPQNSARLSVPGGPSVACSTAKAVEWDAAWSNNLDPSGRAALGVHASAYGNQVKAVEPEKIIPKMEVSPLGVAI